The Mytilus edulis chromosome 4, xbMytEdul2.2, whole genome shotgun sequence nucleotide sequence TTGTGTTATATTGATGGACCATTCTGTAGAAATCGAACTGCTGTGTGTATATTGAAGTTGTAAtacttttgtttgttaatttcaaATATCTTTAAAAGAGAAAATAGAAGGAACGTATTCTCCGCAAAACCCTTCATAATACTTTTCTAAAGATTTAAATGGAACAAAATGTTCTAAATTGAATTAATCGATTTGATATTTCTTTCATTATTCTCACTAAATGCTTTATATAGAACTTATAAGTAACACTAAGCAGGATTGGAATGGAAATAGGGACTTGCTAATGGAAACATCATCTTATCTTTTTACTTGAATAAACTGTCGAATATAGAATCGTTATGATTTAAGGGATTAAAAcatgaatgaaattttttatatcattgtAAAACAACCAAGAgttactttttacacattttatttgaACAAATTATATCATACTTTTGATGATTTTCTGTCTGTTCCGACTGTTGTAAATCTTGTCGATTGTTCAAGGCCATAATTCTTCTGGAATATCATAATCTCGATCCCACGTCTAATGGCTGTGTTAAACCAACCATAAACTAAAGGGTTTATACACACTGAGAGCATTGCAAATGCATGCGTTATTGTATGTAATAATAGGAAATCAACTCCTTCAAAAATCTTATAATTTACATCTGCCAGTAGGTTTATAATAGCCCATGGCAACCACGTGACAACAAATGACAAAGAGGCTGCAGTTAAAAGAATAACGTTTTTTCTATGACGCATCACACTTCTTGGTTGTTTTCGTTGACTGTTACTAAAACAAGCCGGTTGCAGTCTTAGTCTCAAAcacataaatttacaaataagaatATGAAGACCTCCAACAACTATTAATGGCAAACCAAATTGTATTATTAATATCAAAACAGCATAAAACTGTCTAAATGATTGTGACCTCCAATTCTCcatacaaaaatgtaaatgaattTGATGATCTGGAATGACTTCTACTGTTTCCACGCCATGAGAAATGAACATTGGCAGAGCTAAGGCAAAGGATATCATCCACAGTGTAGGAAAAGCATATATCAAGTTAGATTTTTTGGACGACCTACTTGTGCACTGGACGATGGCATAATATCTGTCAATTGCAATTCCTAAAACTGTAAACGTTGATACGAATACATACACAGCCTGAAGTGTTGGAACAAGTTTACACATAATGTCTCCCAGAGGCCAGTTTTTCGTTAAAAGTCTAACTGCTGTAAATGGAATACTAAAAACACATGTAAAGATATCGGAAATGGCTAAATTCAAAATGAACAAATTCTGTCGTGACTTGACGTGTTTCCGTATGATCACGCAACACATTAATACATTTCCGATAAATCCAACGACCACTAATAGACTGAATATCATAATAAATATCCCTTGTGTTGTGTCTTCAAACCAGGATTCTGACTGGAGATCTGCTGTTACTTGCAGGTACTGTTCCAGTGAAAAGTTTATGGTGTTAAAAAATTGAACGTCAGACAAATTCATGGCTGCTGAGTAGTTAATCGCCTGAAAAGAGAAGAATGtatacaaattattatttaatattatgtGTAATGATGTCAATATCATTTGTAAAAACAACACAGAAAGCATACAAAGCGTTAAGTTCACCAACTTTGCATTGTAATCTTTTGTAGAACCTTAGACATTGGAGTGTCAGAGGAATTATTACTGAAAGTTTAAATTAACACTTGCAGTATATCGGTATATTTTACCTTCAATTTATTTATGTCTGTCGAGGTTCATGATTAATTTTTTACACCAACAATGCATAGGGAACATACTATACACATTTGTTATGGGTTTGGCCCATTATTGATGGCCGTATGATGATATGTATTTGCTTACATCTACTATATTTTTGGTCTCTAGTAGACAGTTGTCTCAAAAGAAACCATACCATATACCTTAGGTTTATATACTAGTTGGTTCAAAAAGACTGTagatcaaatggaaaaaaaaacaattcataatACGGCTTGTGTCGATACATCTTC carries:
- the LOC139518509 gene encoding neuropeptide F receptor-like yields the protein MNLSDVQFFNTINFSLEQYLQVTADLQSESWFEDTTQGIFIMIFSLLVVVGFIGNVLMCCVIIRKHVKSRQNLFILNLAISDIFTCVFSIPFTAVRLLTKNWPLGDIMCKLVPTLQAVYVFVSTFTVLGIAIDRYYAIVQCTSRSSKKSNLIYAFPTLWMISFALALPMFISHGVETVEVIPDHQIHLHFCMENWRSQSFRQFYAVLILIIQFGLPLIVVGGLHILICKFMCLRLRLQPACFSNSQRKQPRSVMRHRKNVILLTAASLSFVVTWLPWAIINLLADVNYKIFEGVDFLLLHTITHAFAMLSVCINPLVYGWFNTAIRRGIEIMIFQKNYGLEQSTRFTTVGTDRKSSKV